GAAACGGCTTCTTCGCGGTCGGGCCGCGAACAGCCCACGTCTGAGACGCAAGGGGACATCCCTTCATGGAGCGGAGGCAGACGGGGATGTCCCTCGGTCGAAGCGGAGGCCACGGGAAAGAACGCATGCACGGTCGCAGGGCACCGCGGACCGGAGCCTGCCGTGACGGCGGGCGCGCGGTGCCGTCGGCGCGGCGCGACGAACTGTCCTTCCCCCGTGGCGGTTGTGTCCCCCCGGCCGCCGGTTGGTGTCGCCCGCCGGCGGGTGGAGTGGTCAGGCTCCACGAGGCGGACGGCGATCACCCTAGGCTCAGGGCGATGTCTCGTACCAGCGCCTTTCCGGGCGCCGTGCGGGCGATTGGCGCATTGTCATGGCTGCCTGCCGCCGCCTGTGTGATCAGGGCGACGGGGCGCGGGCGTTGTCGGGGATGGCGAAGTAGCGGGTGAAGGGGTCGGTGCCGACGCCCGCCACGTCCCCGAACGGCATCGACAGCTGGTGGATGAGGTAGCCCAGGAACACGGTCAGGGCCACCATGCCCATCGCCATCACCAGTTGGCTCGGGCTGCGGCCGATGCCGAAGAAGAACAGGATGCACACCGACAGGACCGCGCCCACGACCAGTCCCGCCCACAGGACGGGTGACAGGGCGTCCTCGGCGTTGGCCTCGCGGCCGCGCCGGGCCTCGTCCAGGTCGCTGAGCTGGGTGAGCACCTCCAGGGCCGTGACCTGCTGGGCGGGGGTGGAGTCGGGCGCGGCGGCGGACGCGGCGCGCAGGCGGCCGAGGATCTCCCAGCCCGTCGGGCCGAGTTCCTGGCGGCGGTTCATGAGCGGCCACTCGTCGCGTACGACATGGGCGGCGTACTCCTCCGTCAGTGCCTCGACGCGGCGCCGCTGCTCGGCGGGCAGGCCGTCGGACAGTACGGCGATCTGGTGGAGGGCGCCCGCCTCCTTGGAGGTGTTGCCCTCGGCGTCGGCGCGCATCTCCCACACGTTGACGAGGGCCAGGCCGAGGAGCATCGCGTACAGCAGGGCGATCATCATCGACATGTACTCGGCGGCCTCCTCGCCCCGGTCGCCCTCGTCGGCGTCCTGGGGGCGGAAGCGGTGCCAGGCGAGGACGGTCCCGGCGGCTATGAGCGCGCCGACGAGCCCGATGGCGAGGGCTTCCACGACCTGGTTCATGCGGGGTCACCGTCCGGTGCGAGGCCGCGTGTCACAGGCGGCGGGCCGCGAGGGCCACGACGACGACAGCGGGGAGGAAGAGGAGCAGGAGGTACAGGACGAGGGGGTGGCCGTCGTCGTCGGGGCCGGAGGCGCGGTATCGCGCGGCGAAGAGGGCGTTGGGGTCGGCGGGGGTGCGGTTGGCGGTGGGGGTGCGGTCGCGGTCGGGAGTGCGGTCGGGGGGTTGGGCGGTGTCCGTGCCGGTGCCGGTGCCGGGGACGGTGCCGGTGTCCGGGGTGGCGCGGCCGGTGCCGGGGACGGTGGTGCCGGGGACCCGGCCCGGGAGGGTGCCGGTTCCGGGGAGCATGCCCGTGCCGGGGGCCGTTCCCGGAGGCAGGCCCGGGAGGGTGCCGGTGCCGGGGGGCAGGCCCGTGCCGGGGAGGGCGCCGGTCCCGGGGGCGGCGCCCGGGGGGACGCCCACGCCCGGGGCCGGTACGCCCACGCCCGGGGCCGGTACGCCCACGCCCGGTACGGCCGGTGCGGCGGCGGCGCCGGGGGCCGTACCGCCGCCCGGGACGAGGCCCGGGACGAGGCCCGGGACGAGGCCCGGCAGCGCGCCCGCGCCCGCCGCGCCCGGTACGGCACCCGCACCCGCAGCACCCGCACCCGCAGCACCCGCGCCCTCCGCGCCCGGTACCGCGCCCGCCGCCGCACCAGGAGCACCGGCCGCACCAGGAGCACCGGCCGCACCAGGAGCACCGGCCGCACCGGGAGCACCCGGAGCACCGGCAGCAGCACCTGCCGCAGCCACCGCGCCCGGAGCCGTACCGGCCGCCGCGCCCGGAGCCGTACCGGCCGCCGCGCCTGGAGCCGTACCGGCCGCCGCGCTCGGCGGAACTGCCGCGCCCGGCGGACCGCCCGCGCCCGGCGCCCCCGCTCCCGGCCCGGGTCCAGGCGCCGGACCCGGTGCGGCCGGCGTGCGCGGTGCCGTCAGGCGGCGGACCGTGAACGGCACCGACGCCCGCGCCACCAGGCCCGGCGGCGCGACCCGCTCCCCGGCCGGGCCGAGCGTCGTGAGCCGGTCGGTGCCGCGCACGACGGGCGTACTGCGGTACGTGTCTGGGCGCAGGGACGGCAACCGCGCGGCGCACACGGCGCGGGTGCCCGGCGCGAGCGCGGCCGGGGGCGCCGGGCGGCCCGCGCAGTCGAGGCGGGTGCCCGGCGGGAGCAGCGGGTCGGTGAGCCGGGCGCCGTACACGGGGACGTTGCCGGGGTTGGCCACCTCGTACCGGAGGACCGCGCTCGGCGTCGGCCCGTTCCGGACGGTGACCGTGACCGAGAGGGCGAGCGCCCCGCCGACCCCCCGGTACCCGGCGGTCACCGTGGCGGTCGGGCGCAGGCCCAGGGACGGGATGTCGCCCCGGACGCGGGCCGTCGTCGTGTGGCGGCCGGGCGCGGCGGGCACGCGGGACGTGCAGACGACGCTCGTCATGCCGCGCATCCAGAAGCGGGGCCCGCCGGGACAGGTCAGGGCCCGCCCGGGGGCGGCCGGGTCGGTGACGGTGACGCGGTGGAGGTCGGCGCCGGAACGGTTCGTCACCACGTACCGCTTCACCACGGGGTGGCCGACGCGGATGCCGGGGCGTTCGGCGCCGCGCCCCGGCAGGCCGTTCACCGTGACGGACACGGTCAGCGCGCCGGAGCCCACGCCGTCGGCGGCGGCGGGCGGCGCGGCGCGCACGGCCACGAGCAGTACCGCCGCGAGGAGCACGCCCACGAGCAGGGCCGCCACGAGCGGCGCCGCCGAGAGCAGTGGAGGCAGCGAGCCGACGAGCGCCCCGCGCCAGACCGCCGTGCGGGCCACCGCCACCTTCCACCTCCCGCGAGAGTTCCGCGCCCGGCGCGGCCGGAGCGTCCGTACGTCCCCACCACCCTCGAAGGCCCCGCCGCCCCGCGAAAGCCGGACTGCTCCACCCGTGCCGTCGGCCACCCGGTCGGCCGATCACCGCCCGCGCGGGCACCCGGGCCCGCGCCCCGCGGCCTCGGGCGGGACGCGGACCTCGTCGGTACCGTTGTCGTAGGCGGCCGTCCGGGGAAGGACGGCGAGTACACCCACGAGGTGCGCTCCGCGTTCGGGGACCCCGTGGATCTCACCGGCACCCCCGTCGGGCCGGTCCTGGCGACGGAGGACTTCGCGACCGAACAGGGGCCGCGCCGGGCAGCCGGGCCGGCCCCGGACACCGGTCCCGTCCGGCAA
This genomic window from Streptomyces thermolilacinus SPC6 contains:
- a CDS encoding bestrophin-like domain, with the translated sequence MNQVVEALAIGLVGALIAAGTVLAWHRFRPQDADEGDRGEEAAEYMSMMIALLYAMLLGLALVNVWEMRADAEGNTSKEAGALHQIAVLSDGLPAEQRRRVEALTEEYAAHVVRDEWPLMNRRQELGPTGWEILGRLRAASAAAPDSTPAQQVTALEVLTQLSDLDEARRGREANAEDALSPVLWAGLVVGAVLSVCILFFFGIGRSPSQLVMAMGMVALTVFLGYLIHQLSMPFGDVAGVGTDPFTRYFAIPDNARAPSP